A single genomic interval of Juglans regia cultivar Chandler chromosome 1, Walnut 2.0, whole genome shotgun sequence harbors:
- the LOC108986637 gene encoding CRS2-associated factor 1, chloroplastic, whose product MALKWPIPCPIFTPPPLPLNPNSNPSQHRPSTEVRFSRWNNANAQKFEERRRAQKEIEDDIRRERRFESATRIADSHETDTITTTETFKSVGTPSFPSAPSIPGKRSKYSKNPNPDPKNVHPAFRRTQKTIKIPNFSQPQSQPRPEARDANITIGPDGVSYVIDGAPFEFKYSYTETPKAKPLRLREPPFVPFGPTTMPRPWTGRAPLPPSKKQLKEFDSFQLPPPNKKGVKPVQSPGPFLAGSGPRPARSREEILGEPLTKEEIADLVKACIKTKRQLNMGRDGLTHNMLDNIHALWKRRRVCKIKCKGVCTVDMDNVHQQLEERTGGKIIYRKGGVLFLFRGRNYNYRTRPRFPLMLWKPVPPVYPRLIRQVPEGLTHEEATEMRNKGQKLIPICKLAKNGVYCDLVKNVREAFEECELVRIDCQGINGSDYRRIGAKLKDLVPCVLISFAYEHILMWRGWNWKSTLPKLGNDNEEANTSNVDDPSLKTLGTSMHLASCVYGGAEGDKDPSPTENVNPSVATDADSNMGMTYRIETEADVTGCSDDGPESRKNNFKSATISDSTGCVDKPMSTNSESDATWDNKSCTHEGLQITVGSNIKAGTAGNAGSRVEAGMVGFVTHDKLLHVSVVAQHPNEPARLSAPCTEGILQLWKQAVDNGSAVILDGSSLDDDVVYQRAVALAQTAAPGPVFRHRPRKLVFQKVEVQETRNLKVMDGTIVSPEGSEKKSSNITRGRDFDGLYQDVVPQGSLRVDELAKLLA is encoded by the exons ATGGCGCTTAAATGGCCTATCCCCTGCCCAATCTTCACGCCGCCTCCACTACCTCTGAACCCCAATTCGAACCCTTCACAGCACCGCCCGTCCACGGAGGTCCGGTTCTCCCGCTGGAACAACGCCAACGCCCAGAAATTCGAAGAACGCAGGCGTGCCCAGAAGGAAATTGAAGACGATATCCGCCGCGAGCGCCGCTTCGAGTCCGCCACCCGAATCGCCGACAGTCATGAAACTGACACTATCACCACCACCGAAACGTTCAAGTCCGTAGGCACACCCTCCTTTCCTTCCGCCCCTTCAATTCCGGGCAAGAGATCTAAGTACTCCAAAAACCCCAACCCTGACCCCAAAAATGTTCATCCCGCCTTTCGCCGAACCCAGAAAACGATTAAAATCCCCAACTTTTCCCAACCACAGTCACAACCAAGACCGGAAGCTCGGGACGCCAATATCACCATTGGTCCCGATGGGGTTTCCTACGTTATCGATGGAGCTCCGTTTGAATTCAAGTACAGTTACACGGAGACCCCAAAAGCGAAGCCGTTGAGGCTGCGCGAGCCGCCTTTCGTACCGTTTGGGCCGACAACAATGCCCCGACCGTGGACTGGGCGGGCCCCGTTGCCGCCGAGCAAAAAGCAGCTCAAGGAGTTCGATTCCTTCCAGTTGCCGCCGCCGAATAAGAAGGGTGTCAAACCGGTTCAGTCTCCCGGCCCGTTCTTGGCTGGGTCGGGCCCGCGACCCGCGAGGTCGAGGGAGGAGATATTGGGTGAGCCGTTGACGAAGGAGGAGATTGCGGACTTGGTCAAAGCATGCATTAAAACGAAGCGTCAATTGAATATGG GAAGAGATGGTTTGACACATAACATGTTGGATAACATCCATGCTCTCTGGAAGAGGCGGCGAGTGTGCAAGATAAAATGCAAGGGCGTGTGTACAGTGGACATGGACAACGTGCACCAGCAACTAGAG GAGAGAACTGGTGGGAAAATTATTTATCGTAAAGGTGGGGTGCTATTCCTCTTCCGAGGAAGAAACTACAACTATAGAACTCGTCCCCGATTTCCTCTCATGCTTTGGAAACCTGTTCCCCCGGTATACCCAAGGCTGATTCGGCAGGTTCCAGAGGGTCTAACACATGAAGAAGCAACTGAGATGCGCAACAAGGGGCAGAAACTTATACCAATATGCAAGCTAG CAAAAAATGGCGTGTACTGTGACCTAGTAAAAAATGTCAGAGAGGCATTTGAAGAGTGTGAACTGGTCCGAATAGATTGTCAGGGGATAAATGGGAGCGACTACCGAAGAATAGGTGCCAAACTCAAG GATCTTGTACCATGTGTGCTTATCTCCTTTGCATATGAGCACATACTTATGTGGAGAGGCTGGAATTGGAAATCTACCCTCCCAAAACTAGGTAATGATAATGAGGAAGCCAACACGTCCAATGTTGATGATCCAAGTCTCAAAACACTTGGTACTAGCATGCACCTTGCAAGTTGTGTGTATGGGGGTGCAGAGGGAGATAAGGATCCATCCCCAACAGAAAATGTTAATCCATCTGTAGCTACTGATGCAGATTCAAACATGGGGATGACATATAGAATTGAAACCGAAGCAGATGTCACAGGGTGTTCTGATGATGGGCCTGAATCTAGGAAGAATAACTTCAAAAGTGCAACCATATCGGATTCTACTGGCTGTGTTGATAAACCTATGAGCACCAACTCTGAAAGTGATGCCACATGGGATAATAAAAGTTGCACTCACGAAGGACTGCAGATAACAGTAGGATCCAACATCAAAGCGGGAACTGCTGGAAATGCTGGAAGTAGGGTGGAAGCTGGCATGGTGGGTTTTGTAACTCATGACAAGCTGCTACATGTTTCCGTAGTGGCTCAACATCCCAACGAGCCGGCAAGGTTGAGTGCACCTTGCACAGAGGGAATTCTTCAACTATGGAAACAAGCTGTTGACAATGGGAGTGCAGTTATTTTAGATGGTTCCTCTTTGGATGATGACGTTGTTTATCAAAGGGCAGTTGCCCTTGCCCAGACTGCCGCACCTGGTCCTGTTTTTAGGCATCGACCTAGAAAGTTAGTGTTTCAAAAGGTGGAGGTGCAAGAAACCAGAAATTTGAAAGTAATGGATGGCACAATAGTTTCCCCAGAAGGAAGTGAGAAGAAGAGTTCTAATATTACGAGAGGGAGAGATTTCGATGGCCTTTATCAAGATGTAGTACCGCAAGGAAGCTTGAGAGTGGATGAACTTGCTAAACTATTAGCCTGA
- the LOC108986644 gene encoding sugar transport protein 14-like, with protein MAGGAFADADTLKRAHLYEYKITGYFIFACIVAALGGSLFGYDLGVSGGVTSMDDFLKEFFPEVYRRKQQHLNETDYCKYDNQVLTLFTSSLYFAGLISTFGASYVSRKYGRRGSILVGATSFFLGAVLNAAAVNIAMLIIGRIFLGVGIGFGNQAVPLYLSEMAPAKIRGAVNQLFQLTTCLGIVVANFINYGTEQLHPWGWRLSLGLATVPATLMFIGGVFLPETPNSLVEQGKLEEGRRVLEKVRGTTNVDAEFADLVDASNAARAVKHPFRNLLQRRNRPQLVIGALGIPAFQQLTGMNSILFYAPVIFQSLGFGSEASLYSAIFTSGALVVGALISMSLVDKFGRRAFFLEAGSEMIFCMAAVAITLALKFGQGETLTKGIGIFLVIVICLFVLAYGRSWGPLGWLVPSEIFPLETRSAGQSVVVCVNLLFTALIAQCFLVSLCHLQYGIFLLFGGLIIIMSCFIFFLLPETKQVPIEEVYLLWQNHWFWKNIVRETDQAGDSDGKSTLQV; from the exons ATGGCAGGTGGAGCATTTGCAGATGCAGACACTCTTAAGAGGGCCCATCTGTATGAGTACAAGATTACTGGGTATTTCATATTTGCATGCATTGTTGCAGCTCTTGGAGGGTCTCTCTTTGGGTATGATCTCGGTGTCTCAG GTGGAGTGACTTCCATGGATGATTTTTTGAAGGAATTCTTCCCAGAAGTGTATAGAAGAAAGCAACAACATCTCAATGAAACTGATTACTGTAAATATGACAACCAGGTCCTCACACTCTTTACATCCTCCCTATACTTTGCGGGCCTCATCTCCACTTTTGGAGCGTCCTACGTGTCCAGAAAATATGGCAGAAGAGGCAGCATCCTTGTTGGAGCAACGAGCTTCTTTCTAGGAGCAGTTCTCAATGCAGCTGCAGTGAACATTGCAATGCTGATCATTGGGCGAATCTTCCTCGGTGTTGGCATTGGATTTGGAAATCAA GCAGTTCCCTTGTACCTTTCAGAGATGGCTCCTGCAAAGATCCGAGGGGCGGTTAACCAACTCTTTCAATTGACCACTTGCCTAGGGATTGTGGTAGCAAACTTCATAAACTATGGTACTGAACAACTCCATCCTTGGGGTTGGAGATTATCTCTTGGTTTGGCCACTGTCCCAGCAACTCTAATGTTTATAGGGGGCGTTTTCCTTCCTGAGACCCCTAATAGTCTTGTAGAACAAGGCAAActagaagaaggaagaagggtaTTGGAGAAAGTGAGAGGTACAACAAATGTAGATGCGGAGTTTGCCGATCTTGTTGATGCAAGCAATGCAGCAAGAGCTGTAAAACATCCATTCAGGAATCTTCTCCAAAGGAGGAATCGTCCCCAGTTGGTAATAGGGGCTTTGGGGATCCCAGCGTTCCAGCAGCTCACAGGAATGAACTCTATCCTTTTTTATGCTCCAGTCATATTCCAAAGCTTGGGTTTTGGCTCAGAGGCATCTCTATATTCAGCCATTTTCACCAGTGGAGCGCTTGTTGTTGGTGCACTGATATCAATGTCATTAGTGGATAAATTTGGCAGAAGAGCTTTCTTTTTGGAAGCTGGTTCTGAAATGATATTTTGCATg GCGGCTGTTGCCATAACTCTGGCGCTGAAGTTTGGGCAAGGAGAAACCCTCACTAAAGGAATTGGCATATTTCTTGTGATTGTGATATGCTTGTTTGTCTTGGCTTATGGAAGATCTTGGGGCCCTCTGGGTTGGCTAGTACCAAGCGAGATCTTCCCACTCGAGACAAGGTCGGCTGGTCAGAGTGTTGTGGTCTGTGTCAACCTCCTCTTCACAGCATTGATAGCACAGTGTTTCCTGGTGTCACTGTGCCATCTGCAATATGGAATTTTCTTGCTGTTCGGAGGATTAATCATCATCATGAGctgcttcatcttcttccttttgccAGAAACAAAGCAAGTGCCAATTGAGGAGGTGTATCTGCTCTGGCAAAATCATTGGTTCTGGAAAAACATAGTAAGAGAAACAGACCAAGCTGGTGACTCCGATGGGAAATCAACATTGCAAGTATAG